The region tcagagacacaccacctctttttattccgtatgccattgcaataatatcaaatgtcactaaaatcacgtttctgaaaacacttatgtcacatcaaaaatgatagatacaatttaaatttcacttcttcacaaaaaaactacacatagccagcattgcagccgaaaacagtcagaaaaaaacagatgtgacagtttgatttacaatgcatatctccgcttcagctgaaaaaagaggaagtttaagagaactatttctgcttcttaaagaagcaacacttgacagacagaaacagatagacaatccgagagatgccctttttaattctgtgacacgtgcaggttgcgctgggaacagactactgccaatcgcactggacgcacctgcgcccgggccgcctgagtgcctgagaagcacaacaagcgggaaatctaccaccccggtccggacgtcctgactggatcgccggcactacgggaatctgcagtagccctcttaagttatcactacccgtgcctggaacctggagccacctgctccggaactctgcgtgttcctcctatgcacgggaatcctgcaataacttatcgagcgatttgacctcctgcggtctgtttcccagcaaccacaaacaaaagtcactttttccttcttctctcggattttacacaaaacatatacacggtacacagcagacacctcccagggtggattcgtggctacggattttttacactacctgggaattgatgaccacatctgaccaggcaagaggcatagacaaggactgggcacaggggactttcaggtaagatgataacattttcttaccttacttatggagctgcgcagtctcctgcccctgtgccaaggccacggcaacacctccttctttccggtcagtagtgggtccccgcgtgcgtttcatccatgcctcgctgttgggggccattatgttatggaaataatagggttggataaatatatccctgtgtgtgctgtggccgtttccaattagactgagtattttgagcgctcatcaagaatggactgtacacaactgtgacagaacaacattccatcaatactgaaactttattgtacatacatagttttatattttcacatagaaaggagtggttaggggttgtcaggggtggttagttaattaccatactgtctagctcctctgtcattggttatctaaacatatatggaatattgtgattaatgctcatatgactgctgattaagcaactaaacttgagttctgtgtctaggacagagttgagacatctgacactgttggtctgccgtttcagcaagattcagctatattctaggcattatttcaaacatctgacccaacttccgcttttgAGAATGAAaacccccatacaatctgtctggcttatatcaggcttatatcagttcattgtcagccattttaagccatttattataatgtatatattagctgtgagtatataagtatatatttgattatagaggagtatacatgcaagtgagatctacatgatatatatatatttctatcacagtatattgcccagccacatagtatattgcccagccacatagtatattgcccagccacatagtatattgcccagcgccacATAgtatacgtggctctgtgctgtatactatgtggcgctgggcaatatactatgtggctgggcaatatactatgtggctgggcaatatactgcttggctgggcaatatactgcgtggctgggcaatatactgcgtggctgggcaatatactacgtggctctgtgctgtagtatattgcccagtcacatagtatatgggccagtcacgtagtatgcaccatatccctgtaaaaaaaaaagaattaaaataaaaaatagttacatactcaccctccgttggacccgaatcgaagcggccggttaccgatgctcttcgcgcgctccggtctgaagagtgcattgcggtctcgtgagatgatgacgtagcggtctcgcgagaccgcacgtcatcatcttgcgagaccgcaatgcatggagcggttaccggggcgtcgcgaggagcatcggtaaccggccgcttcgatctGGGGGCCGAAGgacggtgagtatgtaactattttttatttttttaattatttttaacattagatctttttactattcatgctgcataagcagcatgaatagtaaaattttggtcacacagggttaatagcagcgtcaaccgagtgcgttacaccgcggtcaacactgccattaaccctgtgtgagcgctgactggaggggagtacggagcggccatttttccaccggactgtgcccgtcgctgattggtcgtggctgttttgccacgaccaatcagcgacttggatttccatgacagacagaggccacgaccaatgaatatccgtgacagacagacagaaagacagacggaagtgacccttagacaattatatatatatatatatatatatatatatatatatatatacactcactggccactttattaggtacacctgtccaacttcttgttaacacttaatttctaatcagccaatcacatggcggcaactcagtgcatttaggcatgtagacatggtcaagacaatctcctgcagttcaaaccgagcatcagtatggggaagaaaggtgatttgagtgcctttgaacgtggcatggttgttggtgccagaagggctggtctgagtatttcagaaactgctgatctactgggattttcacgcacaaccatctctagggtttacagagaatggtccgaaaaagaaaaaaaatccagtgagcggcagttctgtgggcggaaatgccttgttgatgccagaggtcagaggagaatgggcagactggttcgagctgatagaaaggcaacagtgactcaaatcgccacccgttacaaccaaggtaggcctaagagcatctctgaacgcacagtgcgtcgaactttgaggcagatgggctacagcagcagaagaccacaccgggtaccactcctttcagctaagaacaggaaactgaggctacaatttgtacaagctcatcgaaattggacagtagaagattggaaaaacgttgcttggtctgatgagtctcgatttctgctgcgacattcggatggtagggtcagaatttggcgtaaacaacatgaaagcatggatccatcctgccttgtatggagcatctttgggatgtgcagccgacaaatctgcggcaactgtgtgatgccatcatgtcaatatggaccaaaatctctgaggaatgcttccagcaccttgttgaatctatgccacgaagaattgaggcagttctgaaggcaaaagggggtccaacccgttactagcatggtgtacctaataaagtggccggtgagtgtatatacacaatgCCGAGGTGTATATATCCCTGGTGTCAGGGTGTGTATATATCCCCGATGTCGATGTCTATACCCAGTGTCGGGATttgcatatgcagcaccccagagtcctggtcattgcagtaatgtcgctctgccactaaggggagtgatgttgcgtctgattgcactaaaggagttcacctgatcaggtatcacagacacacactacactccacactccggccaccagggggggtggttctatctattaggccactcctcacactctggtaaaactgtgggttggacaggaagttaggaagaaagtagctagggagagctagGGAGAAGAccagtcaggggtgggatcctgacagcggcctaggacagacagaacgttacggagccgtgcttgagtgttacagcggcaaactcctaagaaaggacacgaaagcggagtatattgcggagaagtgagaagcgagatcacagcgcagaggagatagaaccagaatgagtcgtgcccttaagaccgtggcaacatccttctgaggcgcgtagccggtggccggagcaccggggAAGTAAGAGACTTTACgtactacttcaaacagcggcaggacagttaactataggttggctgtctcaccttaaacacctaacgaagacaaaggaggcaattgtgggagaggggcgtctctagggtcccagaataactccaggcctaccccgtcatacgggtgcgtcctagccatatcatctaggggacggagagagagaacatcagaaacagacacagcagttgtgaggactatcccgtggtactcagcagggaagtactacaacacaaaaaaacaccagaaaacaggcagagatgcttacctgttcagggcctccaacaattgcactaaccagggtgcaccaggcccaagtagagatagcaaatacacaggtgcaaataatactaatgcagccaacctacaatcaggaattggccgcttggagcacccgtacaacaaatagtctgtatgtggcatgttcacacaggaatgcaaagtatatggtacaaagcctattaatgacgccatatgtatagcgggctaaccatgatgcatcctgtgtgaacagaggccacagtgtacagagccatccagGGCCTAGtcacaccctggaaaaatatacagtgcacaaaaacataacaatgtatgcaaggtattggttgatattatggccacaatatttaagctgccaacccacgtcaagggtccttgtatattggcagtcctaatctaaaaaaaacaccattagaggaaaaacctccactatactaaacaaaaaaacaccagaaaacaggcagagatgcttacctgttcagggcctccaacaattgcactaaccatatacatatggcgtcattaataggctttgtaccatatactttgcattcctgtgtgaatgtagcgcccccactgccgcagggccgaggggtacccggtaccgggcctctgagtctctgctctgggggttgtcatggtggctagacccggtccgtgaccctgctgaggggcgcccaaatgatagatgtggatgatggtggtagtgtagtgccggtcgcagtcaataacgaggacaccaggttgcagtctctttacctctttactgaaggtctcaaagtcctcaatccggaatacggttaaccgggctgcgcaagtccggccggtccgatggcacctccagagttccctttgcaggtggaaatctgtgccttcctgctagcgctatgtgttgtggtcctcccctgctgagcttacgggatagtccccacaactgttgtgtctgtttctcgtgttccctcacaactcgattagatgatcttctgctaatcttccgtccctcccaggtgttatggttgggacgcacccgtatgacgggtaggctcggagctcttccgggaccctagagttgcccctctcctaaggttgccccctatgtctgcgtaggtgatttagatgagacagcccgcctgtgactgactgtcctgccgttggtttgaagtatggcttagagctctgtacctcctcggcgttccggccgccggttgtttacgtctcagtaggatgttgcctcgatcttacagcacgactcctactggtattctccttcttgctttgatctcgtttctcactcagcacaataaatctcgcttcttgtcctttcttagggcaccgccgctatgaattgcaggcgcggtcccgtagctttctctctgtttgccaggcctctgtcaggatcccacccctgacagggaccctaccgaatcttcccctgcaacaccctctgccacaaggtgttgcctggttcgtaCCCAGtcagcattctttttaacttcctgcctaacccccagttttaccagactgtgaggagtggcctaatgaatagtacccttagctccccctggaggccagactgtgaaatgtattggtgtatgtgatacctggtcagaggaactccttcagtgccatcagacgtaccatagccccccttagcggtggagccacagtactgcaacgaccaggactctggggcgctgcattcccccccggttaaatccagtactcctggactgggaagaaaacaacaatacatgtcagcaaaaagacatacaatttttaaaatgcaagtacaagtaaactttttaacagagcttccctttatgggaggttaggacacttgaacgttacaaacatggttaaatactttttaaataactttactataaataacttttcttacccaaccgggtattctactgagtgctaaTTCTGAACAAtaggttaacattgcctttaaggacgtactcgctaaatccactaaagaccttcttatatcacatataaggctaattaacttttatgcattctcctactttacgtctgcaggaccgcctgtcctaactgctccagacctactgcctctcctttctgttacaggaccgctcctttccgcccgagcctactgtccttccactactatacacagtatagaacatatttttctttcagttcaagatcactgagccatccccatatggctcctaagaggactcaccactaacccctacgggttcacttcctgtcctcattcttctattaacatcattgaacatttcttacaatcaactggttagttacatttaactttcacatatcaacatcatcaatactttcattttcaagacattattgccattcaaccatcttaaggcaacactgttcataagtgcaggatgtgaacatctgttgtgaactgtgtttctgggctccctctggtggtcactaacggtattgtgtgaggcatgtcttgttgcaggcctaggctccagctgtgtcattaagcagcgggtgttccctatttaggtctcctctggactcagtctcttgcctggcatcgttgtatccagtcctataaggtctcctcctgattcctttccgtctgtctcatgcaagaaaagctaagtccgttttgaatactttggatcatttgcatttttcagtgtttttgtccagcttgcttaatatgtgattttctagctcgctggaagctctagggtgctgatattctccctccgcaccgtcagtcggtgtgggggttcttgaaatattcagcgtggatgtttttgcagggttttctgctgaccgcatagttcactatctattttctgcctatctagactagtgggcctcactttgctgaatctagttcatctctacgtttgtgttttcctcttgcctcaccgttattatttgttgggggctatctatatctttggggttcaatttctctggaggcaagtgaggtcttattttccctctaggggtagtcagttctccggctggctcgagacgtctagaatcaacgtaggcacgttcaccggctacttctagttgttgtgttaggatcagttatgcggttagcccagtttccacctccctagagcagttcttttgtttttgttgaccttgccggaattccagagatcctctaccactgggatcataacaaacatcccctttaagaggggaccaagtctctatgaggtagtgcaacttctcaagccgcaagtccgtatgcagcaaggactccagtgcaggttccaagaaccgtatcttcgcaaagagtccgtctttatgtaaaaccagtagagagcacctttaagaaggtgcaatgttagggacactgcggcttatgccgctgtcccctgactgctgcgccttccctGTTACCTGAATCAGAGATCTCCCCTTCAGTGAACCCAGTggaatatggggttaactcccctggcggggggcgtggcttcctcCCTGATCTTGGCGCCGGGAAGCTCCTGTGGCCACATCCGTCCCAGGACCCGGACCGTTTGGGCTGCCGGAACATGGATCCGCTATCATGTGCGGTGAGGGATAGGATCGGTAGGGAAGGCAGCGCCTGGTTAGCAGCTTTGCTGACCGGGGACAGCTCCTTCCCTACCGCGATGCAGGCAGCGCCTCCGGAGGGTCGGCGCTCTAACAGAGCTACCCGACCTCCGGCACGGCTGAGCCCGCCGTTAGTTTCAAAAAGGAGCGCGCGCAGCGCTCGTGCGCGCGAATCTGTTGCGGCGGGCGCCAGGAAGTCTGGGGAGAGTGCCGTAGGGAAGGTTGGGGAGACTCAGGGTACGGTGTGGAGTGAAACCAGTGTTGTACCTCCTTCTGCCCCGGGAATTCTGAGAGGGAGCTCAGGCCAGCAAGTGTCAGCAGGGCAGGCTGCAGCATCGCTATTATTTAGAAGCAATATGGGGGGGGTCCAAGGGACATCTGCCTCATCCCAGGACTCAGGCACAGCAATAAGAGAGCCGGATGCCCCGCAGGGGGGCATTCCTTCACTCTCAGGGAGCACAGGGGAGGCTGTGCATAACAAAGACAGGAGCATGGAAACGGCAGCTATAACCCAGCAGCACGTGGGCACACGCCATTTAGTGTTAGCGCAAGGACCTCATAGCACGCTCTCCCAGGCTAGTTTGGGGGGGGAATCCCAATACCCTCCTTTCCCGCTAATTTTTAGCACACAGGGTCCACCCGGGCCGGGCGGGCATATCGCTCCCTCTCAAGCGTCGGTAATTGAACACCAGGACGCCTCAGCGTCGCATTCGCTGATGGCAACCGGTGCTCCTGCCCCAATTCAGGGTGCTGGTACGCCGGCTCTGGAGAATAGACAGAGTGCGGTTTCCCGCTCCGCGCGCAGATCACCCTCATCTTCTTCATCATCGTCCCCTAGAGAACATCGCAGAAGCGCACGCAGAAAGCGGGAGCGTCGGGTTAGCAAACGGCGTTCTCATAGATCTAGGTCCAGTAGGCGTAGTAGACGTTCCAGATCGTCGCGCTGGCGCTCGCCTTCGTCATCCGGGAGTTCGTCAGGCAGGTCACACAGGCAGGAGTCTTCTCGCCGTAGGTCTTTACATCACATGGAGCATCAAGACCCGGTACCTTCTGCGACACGGGAGGCCAGTTGTCCGAATGTCGGTGTATCAATTGGTGAGTACCCCTTTATTGGGGCATGGGGTGGGGAGAGAGCCAACGCCGTCCCGCCAGATTCCGTAGCCAATAATATCGCAGGTAGCAGGATTTATGTCAATCCAAAATTGCTGCAACCAACCGGGTTATCCAGCCAGCCACCTCCTCCTCGGCCGGATGTGTACAAGGATGGCTTATTCTGTGGAGTCCCTCCTTTAGGAGCCCATTTGGATATCGCCATCAAGGAGCAAATTTGGTCCAACGATTTCATTGACATTTGGTCTCTGGTTTCCACGGATCAGCATTCGGTTGACAGAGAGAGGCGGTTGGGCGATAAAACTTACGAACGcaagccaaaagttgcaaaaaccaTTAACAACTGGTTGCAAGCTTTCGCGGTCATGGGCTGCGTCATGGGAGAAAGGCATCCTGAAAGGTGCTCTGAGCTATTTATATATTTAGATAGCATTTATAATTCCTATAAATCGCACGGCGGATCGGCTTGGTGGAAATATGATGAAGATTTCCGCCGTCGATTGGCCGTCAATCCTCAATTGGGATGGGGTACGAAAGCCACGGATTCATGGCTCCGTCTGATGATGGCTCAGAGAACGACCCAGTCCTTTCATGGGCCCGTTACCGGGTCCAACAGCAACGCCACAGCAACAGCCACTCGCAGGCCAGGTTCTTGCTGGTTATTCAACGAGGGGCACTGCAAGTTCTATGGGCTATGTAAATACAAACACGAGTGTTCATCATGCGGGGGCCCCCACCCATTGGCAAAATGCACACGCCCGCACCAGAAACCTAGCGCAGGAAAAACCCCCTCTACAGGCGAGGTTAACGACGCCGGTGAGCGTAAAAAGAATGGGGCCATGGCTGGACAAATACCCCAATGAGTCGGCCGCTGCACAGCTGCGTGTCGGTTTCTCCTTTGGTTTTTTCATTCCTTTTAATTGGTCACCTATACCACAATCGTCACCCAACCTACAGTCAGCCAGGGAGTTACCTAATATACTAGCAGAGAAGCTGGGGAAGGAAGTCAGTTTGGGTCGTTTTCGTGGCCCTTTCACTTCCCCCCCGTTCCCGAACTTACGGGTTTCGCCCCTGGGTATAGTTCCCAAAAAAGAAGCGGGTAAGTACCGATTAATTCATCACCTTTCATACCCCAAGGGTAGGTCTGTCAACGATGGTATAGCCAACGAGGATATTGCCGTTACTTACATTTCATTTGACAAAGCGATTGATCTAGTCAGAAGTGCCGGTCCGGGTGCCCTTATGGCAAAATCAGACATAGAATCGGCTTTCCGTCTTCTCCCCGTGCACCCGGATTGCCACCATTTACTTGGGGCAAAATTGGAGGAAGGATACTATTACGACACTTGCCTCCCCATGGGGTGTTCAATTTCCTGTTTTTTATTTTGAATTATTcagtacgtttttagaatgggttgcTCGTAAGGTTACCCGGCTGAATTCCATCACACATTACCTGGACGATTTTTTGTTAGTCGGTCCCGCGGGTTCAGACGTATGTGCCAAAGCCCTTACCCAATTCGAAGACACCATGGCGTATTTTGGTGTTCCACTTTCCCCCGAAAAAACGGTTGGGCCGGTATCGGTGATTACATTCCTCGGCATTGAAATCGATTCTATCGCCATGGAGTTTAGGTTGCCAAAGGAAAAAATTGACAAGCTTCTGGACCTCATCAATGGTTGTATATCTGTTGGTAAGGTCACATTAACCCAATTGCAATCTCTGCTCGGCTCATTAAATTTCGCCTGCAGGGTCATGCCAATGGGCAGGATCTTCTCGCGCAGATTGATACTAGCCACGAAAGGGGTGAATCAGAAACATCATAGAATCAGGATCACGACACAGTTACGTTCTGATTTGTTCACTTGGAAGCTGTTTTTAAGCAACTACAATGGTAGGACTTGCTTTCAGGAGATTGAATGCTCCAACGTCGACTTGGGTTTGGCATTCACCTCATCCAGTAGCTCTGGTTTCAGCGTTCGCTTTGGTGACAAATTATGCTCCGCCAATTGGCCTGCTTCTTGGTTCCTCAGGAAGTGGAACGAGGATCCCACATTGATTGACCTCCTCCCCGTGGCGGCTGCCATAGAGGTCTGGGGTCCGCTATTGGCCAACAAGCAGATCCGTTTGCAACTTGGCACCATCAGCGGGGCTCATGCCATCAATTTCCTAGCATCTCCTTCACCGCTGGTCCTGGACCTGATTAGGTTCTTGGTGTTGAAATGCCTAATGTTTAATATTTGGTTAAAAGCGCAGGCGATATCCGTCAACAATGAGGAGGTTAGTGGTTCTTTAACCGGTTTTTCGTTGCAGGAGGTACAGGAACGACGTACTCAGGAACACTTGGTAGAGGTGGACTGCCCGCTGTCGATCTGGGATGTCCTGGGGATCTGATGCCATTGATACAATCATCGATAGCCCCTTCGACTTGGAAAgcctatggtaaggcgtgggaggagtggtgtaTTTTAGCGGTTGGCAAACCGGTGGGGTCTTCGGAGGAGGCTCGTATGCAGGTGACAATGGCATTTTTATCAAAAATGCATTCCATGGGGGTGTCGGGGTCAGTGGCACGTAACCGTGTGTCAGCACTGGCATTTCATTTCAAGCTACGGGGTTGGCCGGATTCCACGAAACACTTTCTGGTCATTCAGATACTTAAAGGATGGCAACGGGCAAGCAAACACAATGACAACAGGCGTCCTATAACTTTTGAATTACTAATTAGCATGGTAAAATTTGCGGGATCCGTTTGCGACTCTAGATACGAGGCTGCCTTAATATCGGCTGCTTTTGGAATAGCATTCTTCGGGGCCATGCGGGTCAGCGAGATTGTTCCCACCGCCCTG is a window of Ranitomeya variabilis isolate aRanVar5 chromosome 2, aRanVar5.hap1, whole genome shotgun sequence DNA encoding:
- the LOC143809782 gene encoding uncharacterized protein LOC143809782 isoform X1 translates to MATGAPAPIQGAGTPALENRQSAVSRSARRSPSSSSSSSPREHRRSARRKRERRVSKRRSHRSRSSRRSRRSRSSRWRSPSSSGSSSGRSHRQESSRRRSLHHMEHQDPVPSATREASCPNVGVSIGGTGTTYSGTLGRGGLPAVDLGCPGDLMPLIQSSIAPSTWKAYGKAWEEWCILAVGKPVGSSEEARMQVTMAFLSKMHSMGVSGSVARNRVSALAFHFKLRGWPDSTKHFLVIQILKGWQRASKHNDNRRPITFELLISMVKFAGSVCDSRYEAALISAAFGIAFFGAMRVSEIVPTALKKPGGLKREDILICEDGLRVRICKSKTDQDGRGTWFPIFAINNAICPLKLIRRYAQFRKDGSQFFIHENGLPLLSGQFLAVMRRILLLLGFPSDEFGTHSFRIGAATEASRAGLFESEIQRVGRWKSRCFTRYIRPDLAL